One Candidatus Atribacteria bacterium DNA window includes the following coding sequences:
- a CDS encoding phosphatidate cytidylyltransferase — protein sequence MEEKHNNFVKRTVTIIIGIFIAFLTIFWERFPFFIVVIIISLLGLKELYSMANKKGYRPLYLLGSTLALYFIIRVDTIFCLNSAIENIIISFFILTTFIYQLFKKDYSRVLAELSITIFGSIYLGYLLSFILKIKNLPNGNYYLISLLIITWANDTGAYLIGTKFGKNKIFPKISPKKTIEGSIGGIVFCLVITFFLKNWLNFNVKELLSLGLIISIIAQLGDLCESILKRGSGIKDSGSLIPGHGGILDSLDSLIFTAPIFYGYLILFILN from the coding sequence ATGGAGGAAAAACATAATAATTTTGTAAAGAGAACTGTCACTATTATTATAGGGATATTTATTGCCTTCTTAACCATATTTTGGGAAAGATTCCCTTTTTTCATCGTAGTAATCATCATATCTTTGCTTGGCTTAAAGGAATTATATAGTATGGCCAATAAAAAGGGATATAGACCGTTATATCTACTAGGCAGCACACTCGCTTTATACTTTATTATTAGGGTCGATACCATTTTCTGTTTAAATAGCGCTATTGAAAATATAATTATTAGTTTTTTTATTTTAACAACTTTTATATATCAATTATTTAAAAAAGATTATTCACGGGTATTGGCCGAGCTATCCATTACCATTTTTGGGAGCATTTATTTAGGATATCTGCTATCCTTCATACTAAAAATAAAAAATTTACCAAATGGAAACTATTATCTTATTTCTCTATTGATTATTACCTGGGCCAATGATACCGGAGCCTATCTTATTGGTACTAAATTTGGCAAAAATAAAATATTTCCCAAAATAAGCCCTAAAAAAACCATTGAAGGATCGATTGGGGGAATTGTATTTTGCCTCGTTATCACATTTTTCTTAAAAAACTGGTTAAATTTTAATGTTAAAGAATTACTTTCTCTAGGCTTGATTATTTCAATAATAGCACAATTAGGCGATTTATGTGAATCAATATTGAAAAGAGGTTCGGGAATTAAAGATTCAGGAAGCTTGATCCCAGGTCATGGAGGAATATTAGACAGTCTCGATAGTCTGATATTCACTGCACCCATATTTTATGGTTATCTAATTTTATTCATTTTAAATTAA
- a CDS encoding isoprenyl transferase, whose protein sequence is MINNQNIKNSLFYKNKLPQHLAIIMDGNGRWAEKRGLPRSAGHREGAKAVRKVIANCLNMNIPILTIYAFSTENWKRPKNEVTYLLKLLERVLGKEKANLIKNNIKINFLGRRNDLPNSLNEKMNELIESTKENKQLILNVAINYGGRAEITDAIKSITQKIVEKKLNIEEITENTIRKNLYTYNLPDPDLLIRTAGEMRISNFMIWQIAYSELWVTPILWPDFDKNNLIEAIRNYQKRVRKYGGKT, encoded by the coding sequence ATTATTAATAATCAAAATATAAAAAATAGTTTATTTTATAAGAATAAATTACCCCAGCATCTGGCTATAATCATGGATGGAAATGGACGGTGGGCAGAAAAGAGAGGGTTGCCTCGTAGTGCCGGTCATAGGGAAGGTGCAAAAGCAGTTAGAAAGGTGATAGCTAATTGCTTAAATATGAACATACCCATCTTAACGATTTACGCTTTTTCTACGGAAAATTGGAAAAGGCCTAAAAATGAAGTAACCTACCTACTAAAATTATTGGAAAGAGTATTAGGGAAAGAAAAAGCAAACTTGATTAAAAATAATATAAAAATAAATTTTTTAGGAAGACGAAATGATCTACCTAACTCACTTAATGAAAAGATGAATGAATTAATTGAATCTACCAAGGAGAACAAACAACTTATTTTAAATGTTGCTATTAATTATGGCGGAAGAGCTGAAATCACTGATGCAATCAAATCTATAACACAAAAAATAGTAGAAAAAAAGTTAAATATTGAAGAAATTACCGAAAACACGATAAGAAAAAATTTGTATACATATAATCTTCCCGATCCCGACCTGCTTATTAGAACAGCGGGTGAAATGAGGATTAGCAATTTTATGATCTGGCAAATAGCTTATTCTGAACTTTGGGTAACTCCTATTTTATGGCCTGATTTTGATAAAAACAATTTAATAGAGGCAATAAGAAATTACCAAAAAAGAGTGAGGAAATATGGAGGAAAAACATAA
- a CDS encoding 4Fe-4S dicluster domain-containing protein: protein MAYKITDECIKCGICVDECPVEAIFEGEETYLIDKNKCTDCGTCADVCPNEAIIKE, encoded by the coding sequence GTGGCTTATAAAATTACTGATGAATGCATCAAATGTGGCATATGTGTTGATGAATGTCCGGTAGAAGCTATTTTTGAAGGAGAAGAAACTTACCTAATTGATAAAAATAAGTGTACCGATTGTGGAACTTGCGCTGATGTTTGTCCAAATGAAGCTATCATAAAGGAATAA
- a CDS encoding ribosome recycling factor, whose translation MLKNLSDETKIRMEKTIISLRDEFTHIRTGRASSTLVDRIKISYYGTLTPLKQIANISIPESNLIVIQPWDKNCLSEIEKAIWKSDLGLTPSIDGNVIRLIVPPLNEERRKELVRLVKKEAENGKISIRNIRREVNDSVKKEEKESNISEDDSKKYQNEVQILTDEYIKSIDKLLEIKEKEIMEV comes from the coding sequence ATGCTGAAGAACTTATCAGATGAAACAAAGATTAGGATGGAAAAAACAATTATATCATTAAGAGATGAATTTACTCATATAAGGACCGGAAGAGCTTCTTCAACACTGGTAGATCGGATAAAAATTTCTTATTATGGTACCTTAACTCCACTAAAACAAATAGCAAATATTTCTATCCCAGAATCAAATTTAATAGTAATTCAGCCTTGGGATAAAAATTGTCTATCGGAGATTGAAAAAGCTATATGGAAATCTGATTTAGGGTTAACTCCCTCCATCGATGGTAATGTTATTCGACTTATCGTACCGCCATTGAACGAAGAAAGAAGAAAAGAGTTAGTAAGACTGGTAAAAAAAGAGGCAGAGAATGGGAAAATAAGCATAAGAAATATCAGAAGAGAAGTAAATGATTCAGTAAAAAAAGAGGAGAAAGAAAGTAATATTTCAGAAGACGATAGTAAAAAATATCAAAATGAAGTACAAATATTAACTGATGAATATATAAAAAGTATAGATAAATTATTAGAGATTAAAGAAAAAGAAATAATGGAAGTATAA
- a CDS encoding UMP kinase yields MKKPKYKRILLKLGGESLSGEKGRGIDIQKINFIAKEISEIREFSVQIAVVIGGGNIFRGQEGSEKGINRVSADYMGMLATIINALALQDSLEKLGIETRVQTAIEMKAVAEPYIRRKAIRHLEKHRIVILAAGTGNPYFTTDTAAALRAIELNAEAILKATKVDGIYESDPLKNTKALKFNSLGFLEFLNKGLKVMDATAITLCMENNIPVIVFNFNTTGNIRRVVFGEKIGSIVQGG; encoded by the coding sequence ATGAAAAAGCCTAAATATAAAAGAATTCTTTTAAAACTAGGTGGAGAATCCCTATCAGGAGAAAAAGGCCGTGGTATCGATATACAAAAGATTAATTTCATTGCTAAAGAAATTTCCGAAATAAGAGAATTTTCAGTACAAATAGCAGTGGTAATTGGTGGGGGAAATATCTTTAGGGGTCAAGAAGGGAGCGAAAAAGGTATCAATCGAGTTTCAGCTGATTATATGGGAATGTTAGCTACCATAATTAATGCTTTAGCTCTTCAAGATTCTTTAGAAAAGTTAGGTATTGAAACAAGAGTGCAAACTGCTATAGAGATGAAAGCAGTCGCAGAACCATATATCAGAAGGAAAGCAATTAGGCATTTAGAAAAACACAGGATAGTAATTTTGGCGGCTGGAACTGGGAACCCTTACTTTACTACTGATACTGCTGCTGCCTTAAGAGCAATTGAACTAAATGCAGAAGCAATTCTTAAAGCTACAAAAGTCGATGGCATATATGAGTCCGATCCATTAAAAAATACCAAAGCGTTAAAATTTAATAGTTTAGGTTTTCTCGAGTTCTTAAATAAAGGTCTAAAAGTTATGGATGCAACAGCCATTACTTTATGCATGGAAAATAATATTCCTGTAATCGTTTTTAATTTCAATACTACTGGAAATATCAGAAGAGTCGTATTTGGCGAAAAAATAGGATCAATAGTACAGGGAGGATAG
- the tsf gene encoding translation elongation factor Ts: MNINAQMVKELRGKTSAGMMDCKKALKATEGNMEKAMEYLRKKGIDAAALKVKRQALNGKVESYIHLYGKIGVLVEINCETDFVANTEEFKEFVKDIAMQIAALNPKYISRDDVPNSVIQKEKEIFFAQVEKTGKPAPIIEKIVEGKLEKYFKEICLKEQLFIKDNNKNINQLLLELISKLGENIVIKRFARFQLGEEI; this comes from the coding sequence ATGAACATTAATGCTCAGATGGTTAAGGAATTACGAGGAAAAACAAGTGCTGGAATGATGGATTGTAAGAAAGCTTTAAAAGCAACTGAGGGAAACATGGAAAAGGCAATGGAATATTTACGTAAAAAAGGGATAGATGCTGCTGCTTTAAAAGTTAAGCGGCAAGCATTAAATGGAAAAGTAGAATCCTACATTCATTTATACGGTAAAATAGGGGTTTTGGTCGAAATAAATTGTGAAACGGATTTTGTTGCTAATACCGAAGAATTTAAAGAATTCGTGAAAGATATAGCGATGCAAATTGCTGCTTTAAACCCTAAATATATTTCCAGAGATGATGTTCCAAATAGTGTAATTCAAAAAGAAAAGGAAATATTTTTCGCCCAAGTTGAAAAAACAGGTAAACCTGCTCCCATTATTGAAAAAATTGTGGAAGGTAAACTGGAAAAATATTTCAAAGAAATTTGCTTAAAAGAACAACTATTTATTAAAGATAATAACAAAAATATTAATCAATTATTATTAGAATTAATTTCTAAATTGGGCGAAAATATAGTAATTAAAAGATTTGCCAGGTTTCAACTGGGCGAGGAAATTTAA
- the rpsB gene encoding 30S ribosomal protein S2 → MSVISMKQLLEAGVHFGHQMRRWDPRMKSYIFTERNNIYIIDLQQTVKLVEIAYDFIREISSNGGNILFVGTKKQAQEAVKNEAERCGMFYVNYRWLGGILTNFNTIRKRVKRLHELEEMESNEMFEILPKKEVISLKREKEKLEKILSGIKDMEELPTAIFIVDPKKEKIAVAEAIKLSIPVVAIVDTNCNPDEIDYVIPGNDDAIRAVKLISSVIADAVLEGKKSTIEKVIETV, encoded by the coding sequence ATGAGTGTAATTTCAATGAAACAATTACTAGAGGCAGGGGTGCATTTTGGTCACCAAATGCGTCGATGGGATCCCAGAATGAAGTCATATATTTTTACAGAAAGAAATAATATTTATATTATTGATCTTCAACAGACTGTAAAACTAGTCGAGATTGCTTATGATTTTATAAGAGAGATATCTAGTAATGGCGGTAATATATTATTTGTAGGAACAAAAAAACAAGCCCAAGAAGCCGTTAAAAACGAAGCAGAAAGGTGTGGCATGTTTTATGTGAACTATAGATGGTTAGGTGGAATTTTAACTAATTTCAATACGATTAGAAAGAGAGTAAAAAGACTTCATGAACTAGAAGAAATGGAAAGTAATGAAATGTTTGAAATTCTTCCTAAAAAAGAAGTAATTAGTTTAAAAAGAGAAAAAGAAAAGCTCGAAAAAATATTAAGCGGAATCAAAGATATGGAAGAGCTTCCGACAGCAATATTCATAGTTGATCCTAAAAAAGAGAAAATTGCCGTTGCCGAAGCCATTAAACTTTCTATCCCTGTAGTAGCCATTGTGGATACAAATTGTAACCCGGATGAAATTGATTATGTAATTCCGGGAAATGATGACGCTATTAGAGCAGTAAAACTAATTTCATCGGTCATTGCAGATGCAGTTCTTGAAGGAAAGAAATCAACAATTGAGAAAGTTATTGAAACAGTGTAA
- the hslU gene encoding ATP-dependent protease ATPase subunit HslU, translating to MNDLTPSQIVSELDQYIVGQNNAKKAVAIALRNRIRRQKLPLELIDEVSPKNIIMIGPTGVGKTEIVRRLSKLVKAPFVKVEATKFTEVGYVGRDVDSIIRDLTEVSVQLVRKEWASKVEEKAKQLVDEKIIDCLFPVSNKRKEERENFIDSSIYSETKEEENNETVDIITKQEEREIRFERTRSKFKEKLEKGEIENRVIEIEVDENIQPTVEVFSNSGIEGMGINFKDILGRMFPQKRKKQKVTIAEARKILLYNETQKLIEMDEVIRDAVNKVENLGIVFIDEIDKIATQEKSYGPDVSRGGVQRDILPIIEGSTVMTKYGAVKTDHILFIAAGAFTTSKPSDLIPELQGRFPIRVELNILNKEDLKKILTEPCNSLIKQYVALLATEGLKIKIADDAIDEIAETSFLVNEQTENIGARRLYTILEKLLEDISFNAPNLKKKKFIIDRSYVKKKLNSIVKNEDLSRYIL from the coding sequence ATTAATGATTTAACCCCTTCACAAATTGTTTCCGAACTTGATCAATATATAGTTGGGCAAAATAATGCCAAGAAAGCAGTAGCAATTGCTTTAAGAAATAGAATCCGAAGGCAGAAATTGCCTCTGGAGTTAATAGATGAAGTGTCGCCAAAAAATATTATAATGATCGGTCCTACCGGAGTTGGAAAAACGGAAATCGTTAGAAGATTGTCAAAATTAGTAAAAGCACCTTTTGTAAAGGTGGAGGCAACAAAATTTACCGAAGTAGGTTATGTAGGGAGAGATGTGGACTCCATAATAAGAGATCTAACAGAAGTAAGCGTTCAATTAGTTCGTAAAGAATGGGCAAGCAAAGTTGAAGAAAAAGCAAAACAATTAGTTGATGAAAAAATAATAGATTGTTTATTTCCCGTATCAAACAAAAGGAAAGAAGAAAGAGAAAATTTTATAGATAGTTCGATATATTCTGAAACAAAGGAAGAAGAAAATAATGAAACGGTTGATATTATAACTAAACAAGAGGAAAGAGAAATAAGGTTTGAAAGAACTAGAAGTAAATTTAAGGAAAAATTAGAAAAAGGGGAGATCGAAAATAGAGTAATTGAGATCGAGGTTGATGAAAATATTCAACCGACAGTAGAAGTTTTTTCAAACTCAGGAATTGAAGGAATGGGAATCAACTTTAAAGATATTCTGGGTAGAATGTTTCCTCAAAAAAGAAAAAAACAAAAAGTTACCATCGCAGAAGCTCGTAAAATATTGCTTTATAATGAAACTCAAAAGTTAATCGAAATGGATGAAGTAATTCGAGATGCTGTTAATAAAGTGGAAAATTTGGGAATTGTTTTTATTGATGAGATCGATAAAATTGCTACCCAAGAAAAATCTTATGGACCAGATGTATCTAGAGGAGGAGTACAAAGAGATATATTACCCATTATTGAAGGTTCAACAGTTATGACCAAATATGGAGCAGTAAAGACCGATCATATTTTATTTATAGCCGCCGGTGCTTTTACTACTTCAAAGCCTTCCGATTTAATACCTGAATTACAAGGTCGTTTTCCTATTAGAGTTGAATTAAATATTTTAAATAAAGAAGATTTAAAAAAAATATTAACCGAACCTTGTAATTCGCTAATAAAACAATATGTAGCTTTGCTTGCTACCGAAGGTTTAAAAATAAAAATTGCCGATGATGCGATTGACGAGATTGCTGAAACCTCTTTTTTAGTCAATGAACAGACAGAAAATATTGGAGCAAGAAGACTGTATACTATTTTAGAAAAATTATTGGAAGATATTTCTTTTAACGCTCCCAATCTAAAAAAGAAGAAATTTATTATTGATAGAAGTTATGTAAAGAAAAAATTAAACAGTATTGTGAAAAATGAAGATCTAAGCAGATATATTTTGTAA
- the hslV gene encoding ATP-dependent protease subunit HslV, producing MFKGTTILAIKHKGEVAISGDGQISMGNTIMKNNTKKIRTLYNGKILTGFAGASADAMTLFEKFEKKIEELHGNLPKAVISLAQEWRTDKILRKLEAILIVADKAQIFIVSGTGDIIEPDDNIAAIGSGGPYALAAAKALVKYSNLSAQEIALKALQIAASICIYTNDKITVEKLK from the coding sequence ATGTTTAAAGGTACTACCATCTTAGCGATAAAACATAAAGGAGAAGTCGCTATTTCTGGTGATGGACAGATAAGCATGGGTAATACTATCATGAAAAATAATACTAAAAAGATTCGAACACTTTATAATGGTAAAATACTTACTGGATTTGCCGGAGCAAGTGCGGATGCTATGACTCTATTTGAAAAGTTTGAGAAGAAAATAGAAGAACTTCATGGGAATTTACCTAAAGCAGTGATTTCTTTAGCTCAAGAATGGCGAACAGATAAAATATTAAGAAAGCTAGAAGCCATATTAATTGTTGCTGATAAAGCACAAATATTTATAGTTTCCGGAACTGGTGATATAATAGAACCGGACGATAATATCGCTGCCATCGGATCGGGTGGTCCTTATGCCTTAGCTGCAGCAAAAGCTTTGGTTAAGTATTCAAATCTATCCGCTCAGGAAATAGCTTTAAAAGCATTGCAGATTGCTGCATCAATTTGTATCTATACTAATGATAAAATTACAGTGGAAAAGTTAAAATAG
- a CDS encoding tyrosine recombinase XerC, with protein MKGKINLYITYLKNEKNYSPNTIISYKNDLLQLANYFKDFKIIQGDTIKDINRSILRKYIVFLKKCNYSTRSIGRKISTIRSFFKFLLREGILKINPTINLFTPKIDKKLPFFLYLQEINKLIEAPSAHTILGKRDRTILELLYGTGMRVGELVNLTIQDIDLNEKTVKVFGKGSKERILPLGNPSIKAIQEYITCRNLFIKDESILEGDLNIFLLNRFGGRLSARSIRRIIIKYMKIAGLNKKVSPHVLRHSFATHLLGGGADLRSVQELLGHESLSTTQIYTHITKERLKIVYDKSHPRS; from the coding sequence TTGAAAGGAAAAATAAATTTATATATTACTTATCTCAAGAATGAAAAAAACTATTCACCCAATACTATTATTTCCTATAAAAATGATTTATTGCAGTTAGCAAATTATTTTAAGGACTTTAAAATCATTCAGGGAGATACTATAAAAGATATTAACCGCAGTATCCTGCGAAAATATATTGTATTTTTAAAGAAGTGCAATTATTCAACAAGAAGTATTGGTAGAAAAATATCTACTATCCGTTCTTTCTTTAAATTTCTATTAAGGGAAGGTATATTGAAAATTAATCCGACTATTAATTTATTTACACCCAAAATAGATAAAAAATTACCCTTTTTTTTATACTTACAAGAAATTAATAAACTTATTGAAGCGCCGTCTGCTCATACAATATTGGGAAAGAGAGACAGGACAATCCTTGAATTACTTTATGGTACTGGGATGAGAGTCGGAGAATTGGTAAATTTAACTATTCAGGATATAGATTTGAATGAAAAAACAGTTAAAGTATTCGGAAAGGGTTCAAAAGAAAGAATTCTTCCCTTAGGCAATCCAAGTATAAAAGCCATACAGGAATATATTACTTGCAGAAATTTGTTCATAAAAGATGAATCTATTTTAGAAGGTGACTTAAATATATTTTTATTAAATCGTTTTGGAGGAAGACTTTCAGCAAGAAGCATACGTAGAATTATTATTAAATATATGAAAATAGCGGGTTTAAACAAAAAAGTAAGCCCTCATGTTTTAAGACATTCATTTGCTACGCACCTTTTAGGAGGCGGAGCGGACTTACGTTCGGTTCAGGAACTTTTGGGGCACGAGAGTTTATCTACAACTCAAATATATACTCACATTACCAAAGAAAGACTAAAAATAGTTTATGATAAATCTCACCCTAGATCTTAA
- the topA gene encoding type I DNA topoisomerase, whose translation MSKYLVIVESPTKEKTLKKILGRDYMIKSSKGHLIDLPKTKLGISIENNFQPEYVVIPKQRRILKDLEESTKGKERVFLATDPDREGEAMAWHIAQKLQVIEGKSRVYFNEITERAVSQAFEKPREINLNMVNSQKARRLLDRLVGYKISPLLWKKIGKKLSAGRVQSVALRLICEREEEIAKFKIEEYWTINALFKKKEDKKAEPFEARLFSIKSKKTTIKTKKEAFEICHEVKNHDLYVKNITKKKESKNPSPPFITSTLQQEAFNKLNFPIKKTMLIAQQLYEGITLGNKGNIGLITYMRTDSIRVSDEAKSEAKKYIDEHYGKDFAKSSQNIKKVKNMAKNIKIQDAHESIRPTYILNHPESIKKYLTIDQYRLYNLIWQRFIASRMKAAYLEKISVDIESGYYIFRTSGYQILFKGYMILYDQNNQELNKIPDLKEKDQLQLLKIESNQSFTKPPPRYTEASLVKKLEKEGIGRPSTYVPTISTLQYRVYVKKANKNFKPTELGITVNTFLVKYFSDIINIAFTAKMEKQLDEIEADNKKWEIVLNEFYQAFSRDLEKGDQAKKIEIPKVFSDIICDQCGSKMLIKTGRFGKFLACSNFPHCKYTKPYLDKIGVPCPEEECSGEIIRKKTKKGKTFYGCSNYPKCSFVTWSKPVDKKCPQCAHILLIMKDRKDGFYYKCSNSACNYKEFIKEDKQKSTENSKKLNENKLSD comes from the coding sequence ATGAGTAAATATTTAGTGATAGTAGAATCGCCTACCAAAGAAAAAACCCTAAAAAAAATATTAGGCAGGGATTATATGATTAAATCGAGCAAAGGACATTTAATTGATCTGCCTAAAACAAAATTAGGAATATCTATTGAAAATAACTTTCAACCAGAATATGTGGTTATTCCTAAACAAAGAAGAATATTGAAAGATTTAGAGGAAAGCACCAAAGGCAAAGAGAGGGTTTTTTTAGCTACTGACCCGGATAGGGAAGGTGAAGCTATGGCTTGGCATATTGCCCAAAAACTACAGGTAATAGAAGGGAAAAGTAGGGTTTACTTTAATGAAATAACTGAAAGAGCTGTATCCCAAGCTTTTGAAAAACCAAGGGAAATTAATCTTAATATGGTTAACTCTCAAAAAGCAAGGAGATTATTGGATAGACTGGTAGGTTATAAGATTAGCCCGTTATTATGGAAAAAGATTGGTAAAAAATTAAGCGCAGGAAGGGTGCAATCAGTAGCATTACGTTTAATATGCGAAAGAGAAGAAGAAATTGCAAAGTTCAAAATAGAAGAATACTGGACTATCAATGCTTTATTTAAAAAAAAGGAAGATAAAAAGGCAGAACCTTTTGAGGCAAGATTATTTTCAATTAAATCTAAGAAAACAACGATTAAAACTAAAAAAGAAGCCTTTGAAATTTGTCACGAAGTAAAGAATCATGATCTCTATGTTAAAAATATAACTAAAAAAAAGGAATCGAAAAACCCGTCACCACCGTTTATTACTAGTACTTTACAGCAAGAAGCATTTAATAAATTGAATTTTCCCATTAAAAAAACCATGTTAATAGCCCAACAATTGTATGAAGGCATCACCTTGGGTAACAAAGGAAATATCGGTTTGATAACCTATATGCGGACTGATTCGATAAGAGTATCCGATGAAGCAAAGAGTGAAGCAAAAAAATATATTGATGAACATTATGGTAAGGATTTTGCCAAATCATCTCAAAATATTAAAAAAGTGAAGAATATGGCAAAAAACATAAAGATTCAGGATGCTCATGAATCTATTAGACCAACTTATATACTAAATCATCCGGAATCGATTAAAAAATATTTAACTATTGACCAATATAGATTATATAACTTGATCTGGCAAAGATTTATAGCAAGTAGAATGAAAGCTGCCTATTTGGAGAAAATTTCTGTAGATATAGAATCAGGATATTATATCTTTAGAACTTCAGGCTATCAGATATTGTTTAAAGGATATATGATCCTATATGATCAAAATAATCAAGAATTAAATAAAATTCCTGATCTTAAAGAAAAAGATCAACTCCAGTTGTTAAAAATTGAATCAAATCAATCCTTTACCAAACCGCCTCCCAGGTATACAGAAGCCAGCTTAGTAAAAAAATTAGAGAAAGAAGGGATAGGACGACCAAGTACTTATGTACCAACGATTAGCACCTTACAATATAGGGTTTATGTTAAAAAAGCAAATAAAAATTTTAAGCCTACGGAATTAGGAATTACTGTAAACACATTTTTAGTTAAATATTTTTCTGATATTATAAATATTGCTTTCACTGCGAAAATGGAAAAGCAGCTTGATGAAATCGAAGCGGATAATAAAAAATGGGAAATAGTTTTAAATGAGTTTTACCAAGCCTTTTCCCGTGACTTGGAAAAAGGGGATCAAGCGAAAAAAATTGAAATACCAAAAGTATTTAGTGATATAATTTGTGATCAATGTGGCAGCAAGATGTTAATAAAAACTGGGCGTTTCGGAAAATTTTTAGCATGTTCAAATTTCCCCCATTGTAAGTACACAAAACCTTATTTAGATAAAATTGGCGTACCTTGTCCGGAAGAAGAATGTTCAGGCGAGATTATTAGAAAAAAAACTAAAAAAGGAAAAACCTTTTATGGATGTAGTAATTATCCGAAGTGTTCTTTTGTAACCTGGAGTAAACCCGTTGATAAAAAGTGCCCCCAATGTGCTCATATTTTACTAATAATGAAAGATAGGAAAGATGGCTTTTATTATAAATGTAGTAATTCTGCTTGTAATTATAAAGAATTTATTAAAGAAGATAAACAAAAATCAACTGAAAACAGCAAAAAGCTTAATGAAAATAAGTTATCAGATTAG